The Lysobacter enzymogenes genome window below encodes:
- a CDS encoding cytochrome C assembly family protein produces the protein MTIVLIAIALYLSACGLLVSAVRRDGGRGARGWLLPANLAVLLHGLAHLMAWRAAGSAGGADLHFFAALSLVGLGMSVLTAIVGATGRMAALGVVVFPLSALMLLAYQLYGHVQHPEPLDWRLQLHAWMALLAYATLAVAALFAMMLWLQERALRRREFHGWLRALPPLVELESLLFRTIAVGFALLTATLLTGVLFVENLLAQHLVHKTVLSVLSWLAFGGLLLGRWRYGWRGVVAVRWTLAAMALLVLAFFGSKFVLELVLRRV, from the coding sequence ATGACAATCGTTCTCATCGCCATCGCCCTGTACCTGAGCGCGTGCGGCCTGCTGGTGTCGGCGGTGCGCCGCGACGGCGGCCGCGGCGCGCGCGGCTGGCTGTTGCCGGCCAATCTGGCGGTGCTGCTGCACGGGCTGGCGCATCTGATGGCCTGGCGCGCGGCCGGCAGCGCCGGCGGCGCCGACCTGCATTTCTTCGCCGCGCTGTCGCTGGTCGGGCTCGGCATGTCGGTGCTGACCGCGATCGTCGGCGCGACCGGGCGCATGGCCGCGCTCGGCGTGGTGGTGTTTCCGCTGTCGGCGCTGATGCTGCTGGCCTACCAGCTGTACGGCCACGTCCAGCACCCCGAGCCGCTGGACTGGCGCCTGCAGCTGCACGCGTGGATGGCGCTGCTGGCCTACGCGACCCTGGCGGTCGCGGCGCTGTTCGCGATGATGCTGTGGCTGCAGGAACGCGCGCTGCGCCGGCGCGAATTCCACGGCTGGCTGCGCGCGCTGCCGCCGCTGGTGGAACTGGAGAGCCTGCTGTTCCGCACCATCGCGGTCGGCTTCGCCCTGCTGACCGCGACCCTGCTGACCGGCGTGCTGTTCGTGGAGAACCTGCTGGCCCAGCACCTGGTGCACAAGACCGTGCTCAGCGTGCTGTCGTGGCTGGCGTTCGGCGGCCTGCTGCTGGGACGCTGGCGCTACGGCTGGCGCGGCGTGGTCGCGGTGCGCTGGACCCTGGCGGCGATGGCGCTGCTGGTGCTGGCGTTCTTCGGCAGCAAGTTCGTGCTGGAACTGGTGCTGCGGCGGGTTTGA
- a CDS encoding CPBP family intramembrane glutamic endopeptidase, producing the protein MGHWIKSLSDRSEFIGVLTLAFGWTIASSVSMALSNLGVAPPQPADAQTVDPNWLAGVLCMELPILAMIGLFLRERGWTWSRLGSPPSWRDVLPGLSLALGTALLFWLAQMIAASVGLETRAPDEAVPVQAGMDWPLILAVSAVNGFYEEALVCGYLIAAMRDKRSMWTAIHLSTAIRVAYHLYQGDVGVISIVPMGLAYAWLYAVTGRLWPLVLAHIVLDAWALGAA; encoded by the coding sequence ATGGGCCACTGGATCAAATCGCTGTCGGACCGCAGCGAATTCATCGGCGTGCTGACCCTGGCGTTCGGCTGGACGATCGCCTCCAGCGTGAGCATGGCGCTGTCGAACCTCGGCGTGGCGCCGCCGCAGCCGGCCGACGCGCAGACGGTCGACCCGAACTGGCTGGCCGGCGTGCTGTGCATGGAACTCCCGATCCTGGCGATGATCGGCCTGTTCCTGCGCGAGCGCGGCTGGACCTGGAGCCGGCTCGGATCGCCGCCGTCCTGGCGCGACGTGCTGCCGGGCCTGTCGCTGGCGCTGGGCACGGCGCTGCTGTTCTGGCTGGCGCAGATGATCGCCGCGAGCGTCGGCCTGGAAACCCGCGCGCCCGACGAGGCGGTGCCGGTGCAGGCCGGGATGGACTGGCCCCTGATCCTGGCGGTGTCGGCGGTCAACGGTTTCTACGAGGAAGCCCTGGTCTGCGGCTACCTGATCGCGGCGATGCGCGACAAGCGCTCGATGTGGACCGCGATCCATCTCAGCACCGCGATCCGGGTCGCCTATCACCTCTATCAGGGCGACGTCGGCGTCATCAGCATCGTGCCGATGGGCCTGGCCTACGCCTGGCTGTACGCGGTCACCGGCCGGCTGTGGCCGCTGGTGCTGGCCCATATCGTGCTCGACGCCTGGGCGCTCGGCGCGGCCTGA
- a CDS encoding MarR family winged helix-turn-helix transcriptional regulator, translating into MTTPTPTQPCSTSNLGLLFRQVRDAMWAQMERELAQAGHDLTFSQFITLKELAIGTAGVTELARAAQLNPGAMTRLLDKLESRGLVARVADPDDRRALNIHLTEAGTAIWADIDQCGRRVRERAMAGLSDSDREQLYRLLEQVRDNLSLSGS; encoded by the coding sequence ATGACGACCCCGACCCCCACCCAGCCCTGCTCCACCTCCAACCTCGGCCTGCTGTTCCGCCAAGTGCGCGACGCGATGTGGGCGCAGATGGAGCGCGAGCTGGCCCAGGCAGGCCACGATCTGACCTTCAGCCAGTTCATCACCCTCAAGGAGTTGGCCATCGGCACCGCCGGGGTCACCGAACTGGCGCGAGCGGCCCAGCTCAATCCGGGCGCCATGACCCGCCTGCTCGACAAGCTCGAAAGCCGCGGCCTGGTCGCGCGCGTCGCCGATCCGGACGACCGCCGGGCGCTGAACATTCACCTGACCGAAGCCGGCACCGCGATCTGGGCCGACATCGACCAGTGCGGCCGCCGCGTGCGCGAACGCGCGATGGCCGGGCTCAGCGACTCCGACCGCGAACAGCTGTACCGCTTGCTCGAACAGGTCCGCGACAACCTCTCTCTTTCCGGTTCCTGA
- a CDS encoding efflux transporter outer membrane subunit, whose product MSANDTRPRRGLLYVLTPLAAALILAGCASTRGLQPSGRSLDADTLEAKRSLAVADLSAAAFPQRDWWTAFGDAQLNGLIDEALAGSPSLDAADARVRQAVAQAGLADAARKPTLGGSAQYSGAHLPETLAPDPIGGKYLGADVLMLSFKYSPDLWGGKRARWQAALGQSRAAEVEAQAARLTLSSNIARSYVSLAQAFEAQDVAKAEKQRSDRLLGLGQQRVKAGLDNQLQIRNAQSASASADQQIQAAQQQIDAARNALAALLGKGPDRGLDIARPTLLANNAAGVPDVLPSELLGHRPDVVAARWRVEASSHGIKAAKADFYPTVNLNAIVGLATAHLSDLFTSQARLYQGGPAISMPIFDGGRLRNELAGSDADYDLAVANYNQSLIGALREVADAVQSSRSLQGQLASAQQARDAAQQAWQIATTRYRAGLGTQIDVLTAQRPLLQLDQQLTSLRAQRLGAQIDLDRALGGGLQLSPPDPVAATVPDATSANNAIAKAPTP is encoded by the coding sequence ATGTCCGCCAACGACACTCGCCCGCGCCGCGGGCTGCTTTACGTGCTCACGCCGCTGGCCGCGGCGCTGATACTCGCCGGTTGCGCCAGCACCCGCGGCTTGCAGCCGTCGGGCCGCTCGCTCGACGCCGACACGCTTGAGGCCAAGCGCAGCCTCGCCGTCGCCGACTTGTCCGCCGCCGCGTTCCCGCAGCGCGACTGGTGGACCGCGTTCGGCGACGCGCAACTCAACGGCTTGATCGACGAAGCCCTGGCCGGCTCGCCGAGCCTGGACGCGGCCGACGCGCGCGTGCGCCAGGCGGTGGCCCAGGCCGGCCTCGCCGACGCGGCGCGCAAGCCGACCCTCGGCGGCAGCGCGCAGTACTCCGGCGCGCATCTGCCCGAGACCCTGGCGCCGGACCCGATCGGCGGCAAGTACCTCGGCGCCGACGTGCTGATGCTGAGCTTCAAGTACTCGCCCGACCTGTGGGGCGGCAAGCGCGCGCGCTGGCAGGCCGCGCTGGGCCAGTCGCGCGCGGCCGAAGTCGAAGCCCAGGCCGCGCGCCTGACCCTGTCGTCGAACATCGCCCGCAGCTACGTCTCGCTGGCCCAGGCGTTCGAAGCGCAGGACGTGGCCAAGGCCGAGAAGCAGCGCTCCGACCGACTGCTCGGCCTCGGCCAGCAGCGGGTCAAGGCCGGCCTCGACAACCAATTGCAGATCCGCAACGCGCAAAGCGCCAGCGCCAGCGCCGACCAGCAGATCCAGGCCGCGCAGCAGCAGATCGACGCCGCCCGCAACGCGCTCGCCGCGCTGCTCGGCAAGGGCCCGGACCGCGGTCTGGACATCGCCCGCCCGACCCTGCTCGCCAACAACGCCGCCGGCGTGCCGGACGTGCTGCCGAGCGAACTGCTCGGCCACCGCCCGGACGTGGTCGCCGCGCGCTGGCGCGTGGAGGCTTCTTCGCACGGGATCAAGGCGGCCAAGGCCGACTTCTACCCGACCGTGAACCTCAACGCGATCGTCGGCCTGGCCACCGCGCATCTGTCCGACCTGTTCACCAGCCAGGCGCGCCTGTACCAGGGCGGCCCGGCGATCAGCATGCCGATCTTCGACGGCGGCCGGCTGCGCAACGAACTGGCCGGCAGCGACGCCGACTACGACCTGGCCGTGGCCAACTACAACCAGAGCCTGATCGGCGCGCTGCGCGAAGTCGCCGACGCGGTCCAGTCCTCGCGCTCGCTGCAGGGCCAGTTGGCTTCGGCGCAGCAGGCGCGCGACGCCGCGCAGCAGGCCTGGCAGATCGCCACCACCCGCTACCGCGCCGGCCTGGGCACCCAGATCGACGTGCTGACCGCGCAGCGCCCGCTGCTGCAACTCGACCAGCAACTGACCTCGCTGCGCGCGCAGCGGCTCGGCGCGCAGATCGATCTGGATCGCGCCCTCGGCGGCGGCTTGCAACTGAGCCCGCCCGACCCGGTCGCCGCGACCGTTCCCGACGCTACTTCCGCTAACAACGCTATTGCCAAGGCCCCCACGCCATGA
- a CDS encoding efflux RND transporter periplasmic adaptor subunit gives MTTEVNPNAAAAAPAAPPKNGKRRKALLILLTVVVIAAVAWTLYYMLVLRWHQDTDDAYVQGNVVNITPQVQGTVVSIGADDGMKVVAGQVLVQLDPNDAQVAYDQSVANLANTVRQVRGLFSAVDAGQADLSAREVAVQKARADVKRREGLVAGGAVSAEELAHARDDLAAAEAALSSSRGSLARNRALVDATTVARQPQVAAAAAQLRQSYLNLQRSAIVAPVDGYVGKRNVQLGQRVAPGTALMTIIPLNEVWVDANFKETQLAKMRIGQPVELHSDLYGSQVRYDGKVMSLGLGTGSAFSLLPAQNASGNWIKIIQRVPVRIEIEPKQLAEHPLRLGLSMHVDVAIRDQNGAVLASAPPAKPVLSTQAYAKQLHDADAMIDKIVRENLPGVQHG, from the coding sequence ATGACGACCGAAGTCAATCCCAATGCCGCCGCGGCCGCACCGGCCGCGCCGCCGAAGAACGGCAAGCGCCGCAAGGCGCTGCTGATCCTGCTCACCGTCGTGGTGATCGCCGCGGTGGCCTGGACGCTGTACTACATGCTGGTGCTGCGCTGGCATCAGGACACCGACGATGCCTACGTGCAGGGCAACGTCGTCAACATCACCCCGCAGGTGCAGGGCACCGTGGTCAGCATCGGCGCCGACGACGGCATGAAGGTCGTCGCCGGCCAGGTGCTGGTGCAGCTGGATCCGAACGACGCGCAAGTCGCCTACGACCAGTCGGTGGCGAACCTCGCCAACACCGTGCGCCAGGTGCGCGGCTTGTTCAGCGCGGTCGACGCCGGCCAGGCCGATCTGTCGGCGCGCGAAGTCGCGGTGCAGAAGGCCCGCGCCGACGTCAAGCGCCGCGAGGGCCTGGTCGCCGGCGGCGCGGTCTCGGCCGAGGAGCTGGCCCACGCCCGCGACGATCTGGCCGCGGCCGAAGCGGCGCTGTCGTCTTCGCGCGGCAGCCTGGCGCGCAACCGCGCCCTGGTCGACGCGACCACCGTCGCGCGCCAGCCGCAGGTCGCCGCCGCGGCCGCGCAGCTGCGTCAGTCGTATCTGAACCTGCAGCGCTCGGCCATCGTCGCGCCGGTCGACGGCTACGTCGGCAAGCGCAACGTGCAGCTGGGCCAGCGGGTCGCGCCGGGCACGGCGCTGATGACGATCATCCCGCTCAACGAAGTGTGGGTCGACGCGAACTTCAAGGAGACCCAGCTGGCCAAGATGCGCATCGGCCAACCGGTCGAGCTGCATTCGGATCTGTACGGCTCGCAGGTGCGTTACGACGGCAAGGTGATGAGCCTGGGCCTGGGCACCGGCAGCGCGTTCTCGCTGTTGCCGGCGCAGAACGCCAGCGGCAACTGGATCAAGATCATCCAGCGCGTGCCGGTGCGGATCGAGATCGAGCCCAAGCAACTGGCCGAACACCCGCTGCGCCTGGGCCTGAGCATGCACGTCGACGTCGCCATCCGCGACCAGAACGGCGCGGTGCTGGCCAGCGCGCCGCCGGCCAAGCCGGTGCTGAGCACCCAGGCCTACGCCAAGCAGCTGCACGACGCCGATGCGATGATCGACAAGATCGTGCGCGAGAACCTGCCGGGCGTGCAGCACGGTTGA
- a CDS encoding DHA2 family efflux MFS transporter permease subunit, with protein sequence MSATTANAGPSGPAAPPAQPQAAFKPPNMALTTLGLALASFMQVLDTTIANVSLPTISGNLGGSANQATWVITSFAVSNAIALPLTGFFTRKFGERKLFMWATLLFVIASFLCGLANSMGLLVAARALQGFVAGPMYPVTQALLISIYPPHKRGQAIALLAMVTVVAPIAGPILGGWITDNYSWEWIFFINIPIGIFASVVVGNQLRGRPERLDNPKMDYMGLAMLVIGVAALQIMLDLGNDEDWFNSTTIVVLTIVAVIALAVFVIWELTERDPIVNLRLFRHRNFASGTAAMVLAYSAFFAIGLLVPLWLQRNLGYTSIWAGLATAPIGILPVLLTPFVGLYAARFDLRWVATGAFMVMAATSFVRSGFNLDVDFHHVALVQLWQGLGVALFFMPVLTILLSDLEPHEIAAGSGLATFVRTLGGSFAASLTTWAWNQRSTIHHAQLTEHIGAYDPQIQQTVDQLGRGDPTRGALALNQMISQQAAQIGFNEMLYLIGILFVVVTAFVWLAKPPFTAKVGGGAAAAGGH encoded by the coding sequence ATGTCCGCCACCACCGCTAACGCCGGCCCCTCCGGCCCCGCCGCGCCCCCCGCGCAGCCGCAAGCCGCCTTCAAGCCGCCGAACATGGCGCTGACCACGCTGGGCCTGGCCCTGGCGTCGTTCATGCAGGTGCTCGACACCACCATCGCCAACGTGTCGCTGCCGACCATCTCCGGCAACCTCGGCGGCAGCGCCAATCAGGCCACCTGGGTCATCACCTCGTTCGCCGTCAGCAACGCCATCGCGCTGCCGCTGACCGGTTTCTTCACGCGCAAGTTCGGCGAACGCAAGCTGTTCATGTGGGCCACGCTGCTGTTCGTGATCGCCTCGTTCCTGTGCGGCCTGGCCAACAGCATGGGCCTGCTGGTCGCCGCGCGCGCGCTGCAGGGCTTCGTCGCCGGGCCGATGTATCCGGTGACCCAGGCGCTGCTGATCTCGATCTATCCACCGCACAAACGCGGACAGGCCATCGCCCTGCTGGCGATGGTGACCGTGGTCGCGCCGATCGCCGGCCCGATCCTCGGCGGCTGGATCACCGACAACTACAGTTGGGAGTGGATCTTCTTCATCAACATCCCGATCGGCATCTTCGCCAGCGTCGTCGTCGGCAACCAGTTGCGCGGCCGCCCGGAGCGGCTGGACAACCCGAAGATGGACTACATGGGCCTGGCGATGCTGGTGATCGGCGTGGCCGCGCTGCAGATCATGCTCGACCTGGGCAACGACGAGGACTGGTTCAACTCCACCACCATCGTCGTGCTGACCATCGTCGCGGTGATCGCGCTGGCGGTGTTCGTGATCTGGGAACTGACCGAGCGCGACCCGATCGTCAACCTGCGCCTGTTCCGCCACCGCAACTTCGCCAGCGGCACCGCCGCGATGGTGCTGGCCTATTCGGCGTTCTTCGCGATCGGCCTGCTGGTGCCGCTGTGGCTGCAACGGAATCTGGGCTACACCTCGATCTGGGCGGGCCTGGCGACCGCGCCGATCGGCATCCTGCCGGTGCTGCTGACGCCGTTCGTGGGCCTGTACGCGGCGCGCTTCGACCTGCGCTGGGTCGCCACCGGCGCGTTCATGGTCATGGCCGCGACCAGCTTCGTGCGTTCGGGCTTCAACCTCGACGTCGACTTCCACCACGTCGCGCTGGTGCAGTTGTGGCAAGGCCTCGGCGTGGCGTTGTTCTTCATGCCGGTGCTGACGATCCTGCTGTCGGATCTGGAACCGCACGAGATCGCCGCGGGCTCGGGTCTGGCGACGTTCGTGCGAACGCTCGGCGGCAGCTTCGCCGCCTCGCTGACCACCTGGGCCTGGAACCAGCGCAGCACCATCCACCACGCCCAGCTGACCGAGCACATCGGCGCCTACGATCCGCAGATCCAGCAGACCGTCGACCAGCTCGGCCGCGGCGACCCGACCCGCGGCGCGCTGGCGCTGAACCAGATGATCTCGCAGCAGGCCGCGCAGATCGGCTTCAACGAGATGCTGTACCTGATCGGCATCCTGTTCGTGGTGGTGACCGCGTTCGTGTGGCTGGCCAAGCCGCCGTTCACGGCCAAGGTCGGCGGCGGCGCTGCGGCGGCCGGCGGGCACTGA
- a CDS encoding hydrogenase maturation protein, giving the protein MSLRIVFLCTAFNGLAQRAWAELTELGHEVAVHATSDADTMRAAVARERPQLIVAPMLKSAIPEDIWSRHTCLIVHPGIVGDRGPSSLDWAILEGETQWGVTVLQAAAEMDAGDIWASAGFAVRGASKSELYRHEVTDAAVRALLQAVERFEAGGYAPQPLDYADPEVRGRLRPSMRPGDRALDWEMDNAALLARIRCGDSAPGARGEIAGLRCQVFGAHVEPALRGRPGELLGRREGAVCVASGDGALWLSHLRDKDGIKLPATQVLGEARLRGVAARALKPATSVAGRRDHGYRQIRYRETGAVGYLHFDFYNGAMSTLQCDRLRTAFLHARQRPTRAIVLLGGGDLWSNGIHLNTIEAAADPALESWRNILAMNALVREIVLTDSHRVVAAMQGNAGAGGVILALAADEVWARRGVVLNPHYQGMGGLYGSEYWTYLLPRRVGDAVAQELTQGLRPIGAPAAERIGLIDAAFGAGGADFLAHVEQRAERLIEPGACRKALAAKRKRRADDERRKPLESYGAEELAHMYRNFFGPDRSYHEARRRFVRKQAAAPCEAGESFAGERAGAAGATLAVRAGA; this is encoded by the coding sequence ATGTCGCTGCGCATCGTGTTCTTGTGCACTGCGTTCAATGGACTGGCCCAGCGCGCCTGGGCCGAACTCACCGAGCTGGGCCACGAGGTCGCGGTGCACGCGACTTCCGACGCCGACACCATGCGCGCCGCGGTCGCGCGCGAGCGCCCGCAGCTGATCGTCGCGCCGATGCTGAAGTCGGCGATTCCCGAAGACATCTGGAGCCGCCACACCTGCCTGATCGTGCATCCCGGCATCGTCGGCGACCGCGGCCCGTCGTCGCTGGACTGGGCGATCCTGGAAGGCGAAACCCAGTGGGGCGTCACCGTGCTGCAGGCGGCGGCGGAAATGGACGCCGGCGACATCTGGGCCAGCGCCGGTTTCGCCGTGCGCGGCGCATCCAAGAGCGAGCTGTACCGCCACGAAGTCACCGACGCGGCGGTGCGCGCGCTGCTGCAGGCGGTGGAGCGTTTCGAAGCCGGCGGCTACGCGCCGCAGCCGCTGGATTACGCCGACCCCGAGGTGCGCGGGCGGCTGCGCCCGAGCATGCGCCCGGGCGACCGCGCGCTGGACTGGGAGATGGACAACGCCGCGCTGCTGGCGCGGATCCGCTGCGGCGACAGCGCCCCGGGCGCGCGCGGCGAAATCGCCGGCCTGCGCTGCCAGGTGTTCGGCGCCCACGTCGAACCGGCGTTGCGCGGCCGTCCCGGCGAACTGCTCGGCCGCCGCGAAGGCGCGGTGTGCGTGGCCAGCGGCGACGGCGCGCTGTGGCTGAGCCATCTGCGCGACAAGGACGGGATCAAGCTGCCGGCGACCCAGGTGCTCGGCGAGGCGCGCCTGCGCGGCGTGGCCGCGCGCGCGCTCAAGCCGGCGACCTCGGTGGCCGGCCGCCGCGACCACGGCTACCGCCAGATCCGCTACCGCGAAACCGGCGCGGTCGGCTACCTGCATTTCGATTTCTACAACGGCGCGATGTCGACTCTGCAGTGCGACCGCCTGCGCACCGCGTTCCTGCACGCGCGCCAGCGCCCGACCCGGGCGATCGTGCTGCTCGGCGGCGGCGACCTGTGGTCCAACGGCATCCACCTCAACACCATCGAGGCGGCCGCCGACCCGGCGCTGGAATCGTGGCGCAACATCCTGGCGATGAACGCGCTGGTGCGCGAGATCGTGCTGACCGATTCGCACCGGGTGGTCGCGGCGATGCAGGGCAACGCCGGCGCCGGCGGGGTGATCCTGGCGCTGGCCGCCGACGAGGTGTGGGCGCGCCGCGGCGTGGTGTTGAACCCGCACTACCAGGGCATGGGCGGCCTGTACGGCTCGGAGTACTGGACCTATCTGCTGCCGCGCCGGGTCGGCGACGCCGTCGCCCAGGAACTGACCCAGGGCCTGCGTCCGATCGGTGCGCCCGCGGCCGAGCGCATCGGCCTGATCGATGCCGCCTTCGGCGCCGGCGGCGCCGATTTCCTCGCCCACGTCGAACAGCGCGCCGAACGTTTGATCGAGCCCGGCGCCTGCCGCAAGGCGCTGGCGGCCAAGCGCAAGCGCCGCGCCGACGACGAGCGGCGCAAGCCGCTGGAAAGCTACGGCGCCGAAGAACTGGCGCACATGTACCGCAACTTCTTCGGCCCCGACCGCAGCTACCACGAGGCGCGCCGGCGCTTCGTGCGCAAGCAGGCGGCGGCGCCGTGCGAGGCCGGCGAGAGCTTCGCCGGCGAACGCGCGGGCGCCGCGGGCGCGACGCTGGCGGTGCGCGCCGGCGCCTGA
- a CDS encoding glutaredoxin family protein, which produces MNFKSILTTIAVVALALALGVGAGYLVRNTGLLGGGKGVELEQGDYSAVYAKAGGDIVLYSLSTCPFCHKAKELLDKRNVRYVERVIDKDEVARKEADGLKIKSVPVIYIGDQSMRGFDEAKLVELLDKHGKKA; this is translated from the coding sequence ATGAATTTCAAGTCGATCCTGACCACCATCGCCGTCGTCGCCCTGGCCCTGGCCCTCGGCGTCGGCGCCGGTTATCTGGTGCGCAACACCGGCCTGCTCGGCGGCGGCAAGGGCGTCGAGCTCGAGCAGGGCGACTACTCCGCCGTCTACGCCAAGGCCGGCGGCGACATCGTGCTGTACTCGCTGTCGACCTGCCCGTTCTGCCACAAGGCCAAGGAACTGCTGGACAAGCGCAACGTGCGCTACGTCGAGCGGGTCATCGACAAGGACGAAGTCGCGCGCAAGGAAGCCGACGGGCTCAAGATCAAGAGCGTGCCGGTGATCTACATCGGCGACCAGAGCATGCGCGGCTTCGACGAGGCCAAGCTGGTCGAGCTGCTGGACAAGCACGGCAAGAAGGCCTGA